In Nilaparvata lugens isolate BPH chromosome 5, ASM1435652v1, whole genome shotgun sequence, the following proteins share a genomic window:
- the LOC120351411 gene encoding uncharacterized protein LOC120351411: MMVINGREIRYPCEKCGKTYKQKHLKNCGLESRFACPHCHRSRARFACPHCHRSRPRFTCPHCHRSWPRFTCPHCHRSRQDSLAPTVIDHRQDSLAPTVIDHGQDSLAPTVIDHRQDSLPPTVIDHRQDSLAPTVIDHRQDSTVIDHRQNSLAPTVIDHRQDSTVIDHRQNSLAPTVIDHRQDSLAPTVIDHRQVLLAPTVICRGEVVTPNHM; this comes from the coding sequence ATGATGGTAATAAATGGAAGGGAGATCAGGTATCCATGTGAAAAATGTGGCAAAACCTACAAACAGaaacacttgaaaaattgtggATTGGAATCAAGATTCGCTTGCCCCCACTGTCATAGATCACGGGCAAGATTTGCTTGCCCCCACTGTCATAGATCACGGCCAAGATTCACTTGCCCCCACTGTCATAGATCATGGCCAAGATTCACTTGCCCCCACTGTCATAGATCACGGCAAGATTCGCTTGCCCCCACTGTCATAGATCACAGGCAAGATTCGCTTGCCCCCACTGTCATAGATCACGGCCAAGATTCGCTTGCCCCCACTGTCATAGATCACAGGCAAGATTCGCTTCCCCCCACTGTCATAGATCACAGGCAAGATTCGCTTGCCCCCACTGTCATAGATCACAGGCAAGATTCCACTGTCATAGATCACAGGCAAAATTCGCTTGCCCCCACTGTCATAGATCACAGGCAAGATTCCACTGTCATAGATCACAGGCAAAATTCGCTTGCCCCCACTGTCATAGATCACAGGCAAGATTCTCTTGCCCCCACTGTCATAGATCACAGGCAAGTTTTGCTTGCCCCCACTGTCATATGTCGTGGCGAAGTAGTGACCCCAAATCACATGTAG
- the LOC111045271 gene encoding longitudinals lacking protein, isoforms N/O/W/X/Y: protein MTAEEIRYPCNRCGRTYNMKSNLQRHIRDECGVEPKFCCPHCNYRSKRKVFNEQDEDLMLIGEEIRYPCGRCGKTYKYKVTDGQDFVVIGQEIRYPCERCDKTYKNRSEMRRHMKECGLEPRFPCPHCAYRTRRKADLKSHVAVRHLNFTLR from the exons ATGACTGCAGAAGAGATCAGGTACCCGTGCAATAGATGCGGCAGAACGTACaatatgaaaagcaatttgCAAAGACACATAAGAGATGAATGTGGAGTGGAGCCGAAATTCTGTTGTCCCCACTGCAACTACAGATCGAAACGGAAGG tttttaatGAGCAAGACGAAGACTTGATGCTGATTGGAGAGGAGATTCGGTATCCATGTGGAAGATGTGGCAAAACCTACAAATATAAAG TTACTGATGGACAAGACTTCGTAGTGATTGGACAGGAGATAAGGTACCCCTGTGAACGGTGTGACAAAACCTACAAAAATAGATCGGAGATGAGGCGGCACATGAAAGAGTGTGGATTGGAGCCGAGGTTCCCGTGTCCCCACTGCGCTTACAGAACGAGACGGAAGGCTGACCTCAAATCACATGTAGCTGTGAGACATTTGAATTTCACCCTTCGCTGA